A genomic window from Triticum urartu cultivar G1812 chromosome 7, Tu2.1, whole genome shotgun sequence includes:
- the LOC125519758 gene encoding receptor-like cytosolic serine/threonine-protein kinase RBK1 — protein MFSKSCNDENSLCTDQSSPRAVLDISVSGSVDSDESSSVEQPAEPSRSVQPLQWRNLISGLILSRKKLMARAVTFPQRSKSTGLKRYLGRMRSGKNQMDCSVIAPEIFPEIEKWRPSWRSFDYDELCAATDRFSSDNLIGKGGHAEVYKGQLADGQFVAVKRLTKGGNKEDRISDFLSELGIIAHVNHPNAAQLLGFSVEGGLHLVLQFSPHGSLASLLHGAKGALKWKARFNIALGIAEGLFYLHEGCHRHIIHRDIKASNILLTEDYQPQISDFGLAKWLPDKCTHQVVFPIEGTFGYMAPEYFMHGIINEKTDVFAYGVLLLELVTGRKAVDSSRQSLVIWAKPLLESNNMKGLVDPSLDVGYDPEEMALTLAVASMCIHHSANLRPSMKSVVRFMKGDRESLELMGKPRPTKPPMFDSCDSEDYTRTSYLNDLDKHKQLALEQ, from the exons ATGTTCTCCAAGAGCTGCAATGATGAGAACAGCTTGTGCACCGACCAGAGCTCTCCCCGCGCCGTGCTGGACATATCGGTGTCCGGCAGCGTGGACTCTGACGAGAGCTCCTCCGTCGAGCAGCCGGCGGAGCCCAGCCGCAGCGTGCAGCCGCTGCAGTGGAGGAATTTGATCAGTGGGCTGATACTCAGCAGGAAGAAGCTGATGGCCAGGGCGGTGACGTTCCCTCAGCGGTCCAAGAGCACGGGGCTTAAAAGGTACCTGGGGAGGATGCGGAGCGGCAAGAACCAGATGGACTGCAGCGTAATCGCCCCGGAGATCTTCCCCGAGATCGAGAAGTGGAGGCCATCATGGAGGAGCTTCGACTACGACGAGCTCTGCGCTGCAACTGACAGATTCAGTTCAG ATAATTTGATCGGAAAGGGAGGGCACGCTGAGGTGTACAAAGGACAGCTTGCTGATGGACAGTTTGTGGCGGTGAAAAGGTTAACAAAAGGCGGCAACAAGGAGGACAGGATCAGCGATTTCCTATCCGAGCTTGGAATAATAGCGCACGTCAACCACCCAAACGCGGCACAGCTCTTGGGGTTCAGTGTGGAAGGGGGCTTGCACCTGGTTCTTCAGTTCTCACCACATGGAAGCTTGGCTTCTCTTCTCCATG GTGCAAAGGGAGCCCTCAAGTGGAAGGCCCGGTTCAATATCGCACTTGGAATCGCTGAAGGGCTATTTTATCTACACGAAGGCTGCCATCGGCACATAATTCACAGAGACATCAAGGCTTCAAATATTCTTTTAACTGAAGATTATCAACCTCAG ATTTCAGATTTTGGCCTTGCGAAGTGGCTTCCTGACAAATGCACCCATCAGGTTGTATTCCCCATTGAAGGCACATTCGG TTATATGGCCCCAGAGTACTTCATGCACGGGATCATAAATGAGAAGACGGATGTGTTTGCATACGGAGTATTGCTTCTTGAACTAGTGACAGGGCGGAAAGCCGTGGACTCTTCTAGACAGAGCCTGGTGATATGG GCAAAACCGCTGCTCGAGTCGAACAACATGAAGGGGCTGGTGGATCCTTCTCTTGATGTTGGATATGACCCAGAAGAGATGGCACTCACCCTGGCAGTGGCGTCCATGTGCATCCACCACAGCGCAAACTTGCGGCCTAGCATGAAATCG GTGGTCCGTTTCATGAAGGGAGATAGGGAATCACTCGAACTGATGGGAAAGCCTAGACCCACAAAGCCCCCAATGTTCGACTCCTGTGATTCAGAGGACTACACTCGCACGAGTTACCTCAATGATCTGGACAAGCACAAGCAGCTTGCGTTGGAGCAGTGA
- the LOC125519761 gene encoding fructose-1,6-bisphosphatase, chloroplastic-like, which yields MTLSPHTLRPPLLLPLPLPPTSNRRPPPPASRPRPLHPALARRSRSSVLLARPPRAGAGAGDGGMASHGSHPTLLEHMGRAGAPADLAVLVAHIQAACKRIAALVASPGNADLSRAKPAAGGTAASAAGRDAPKPLDELSNEIILSSLQSSGKVAVVASEENDLPVWMCDDGPYVVVTDPLDGSRNIEVSIPTGTIFGIYDRLVELDQLPLEEKAQLNSLQSGSRLVAAGYILYSSATIFCISFGEGTHGFTLDRSTGEFVLTHPSMQIPPRGQIYSVNDARYFDWPEGLKKYIDTIRQGKGQHPKKYSARYVCSLVADFHRTIIYGGVAMNPRDHLRLVYEANPLSFLAEQAGGRGSDGKTRILSIQPVKLHQRLPLFLGSMEDMLELESYGDVQQKVNPGYDV from the exons ATGACGCTATCCCCTCACACACTCCGcccgcccctcctcctccccctcccgcTCCCGCCAACTTCAAACCGACGACCGCCGCCGCCTGCTTCCCGCCCCCGCCCGCTCCACCCGGCGCTCGCACGCCGCAGCCGCAGCAGCGTCCTCCTCGCCCGGCCGCCGCGCGCGGGCGCGGGCGCCGGGGACGGCGGTATGGCGTCGCACGGCTCGCACCCCACGCTGCTCGAGCACATGGGCCGGGCCGGCGCGCCCGCCGACCTCGCCGTCCTCGTCGCACACATCCAGGCCGCCTGCAAGCGCATCGCCGCGCTCGTCGCGTCCCCCGGCAACGCCGACCTCTCGCGGGCCAAGCCGGCGGCCGGTGGAACGGCTGCTTCCGCGGCAGGGCGTGACGCGCCCAAGCCGCTCGACGAATTGTCG AACGAGATCATCCTGTCGTCGCTCCAAAGCTCTGGAAAAGTTGCAGTCGTGGCATCCGAAGAAAATGATCTCCCCGTTTGGATGTGCGACGACGGTCCCTACGTTGTTGTCACCGACCCGCTTGATGGCTCTCGCAACATTGAGGTGTCGATCCCCACTGGAACGATATTCGGGATATACGATAGGCTGGTGGAACTCGACCAGCTCCCTTTGGAGGAGAAAGCTCAGCTCAATTCGCTGCAGAGTGGTTCACGCTTGGTCGCTGCTGGATACATCCTTTATTCATCTGCCACCATCTTCTGCATCAGTTTCGGCGAAGGAACCCATGGATTCACATTGGATAGATCGACAGGAGAATTTGTTTTGACGCATCCGTCCATGCAAATACCCCCCAGAG GACAGATATATTCAGTGAATGATGCGCGGTATTTCGACTGGCCAGAGGGCCTGAAGAAGTACATCGACACGATCAGACAAGGCAAGGGGCAGCATCCCAAGAAGTACTCTGCTCGGTACGTGTGCTCGCTGGTCGCTGACTTTCATCGGACGATCATATACGGTGGAGTCGCAATGAACCCGAGGGATCACCTTCGGTTGGTTTACGAGGCAAATCCTCTCAGTTTCCTTGCCGAGCAGGCAGGGGGGCGAGGCTCAGATGGCAAAACCAGAATCCTGTCCATTCAGCCTGTGAAGCTGCACCAGAGGCTGCCATTGTTCCTGGGGAGCATGGAGGACATGCTTGAGCTAGAAAGCTACGGAGATGTCCAGCAGAAGGTCAATCCTGGATACGATGTCTAA